In the Candidatus Electrothrix sp. GW3-4 genome, one interval contains:
- a CDS encoding TonB family protein, with product MNEARQRLVPAILLTITLHGALLSWRMQQPQPLRPKPLPQKISVSLKRLAPPLPPMQEIVQEEHQPIRPVMPKAKPEPLQKIVQKVPALPKIAPVQHHAVRPLQLKPGKKIATALPSLPKLAPVIRQTIKPLAVQPVKRPEPSRVQTSVRPRQQPVLRRTITSRQTHQQPVRSHPIRRPPVSRTRQVVSSTPIRPMPRTAPANTGVVREAAPLYKTNPPPEYPRMARRRGLEGVVMLEARVDAEGRVSALQLLASSGHAVLDKAALKAVRGWRFSPGTVGGRAQSMWVKVPVRFALR from the coding sequence GTGAACGAAGCAAGGCAGCGGCTGGTCCCTGCAATCCTCCTCACCATCACCTTGCATGGGGCCCTGCTCTCCTGGCGGATGCAACAGCCGCAGCCCCTGCGCCCCAAGCCCCTGCCCCAGAAGATCTCTGTCAGCCTGAAGCGACTTGCCCCTCCTCTGCCGCCGATGCAAGAGATTGTTCAGGAGGAGCATCAACCGATCCGCCCCGTAATGCCGAAAGCAAAGCCTGAACCGCTGCAGAAGATTGTGCAAAAGGTGCCTGCCTTGCCCAAGATCGCACCGGTACAGCACCACGCGGTCCGACCGCTCCAGCTCAAACCCGGAAAAAAGATTGCTACTGCTCTTCCGTCACTCCCCAAGCTTGCCCCGGTCATTCGGCAAACGATCAAACCCTTGGCTGTGCAACCGGTGAAGAGGCCTGAACCGAGCCGTGTTCAAACGTCGGTACGCCCCAGGCAGCAGCCCGTTCTGCGCAGGACAATAACCTCTCGCCAAACGCATCAGCAACCGGTGCGCAGCCACCCCATTCGCCGTCCTCCGGTCAGCAGGACACGACAGGTGGTCTCATCCACCCCGATCAGGCCAATGCCCCGAACAGCACCAGCCAACACCGGTGTGGTCCGGGAAGCAGCCCCCCTCTATAAGACCAATCCACCGCCGGAATACCCCCGCATGGCGAGAAGGCGCGGGCTTGAAGGGGTGGTCATGCTTGAGGCCAGGGTTGATGCAGAGGGCAGGGTCAGTGCATTGCAGCTCCTGGCCAGCAGCGGCCATGCCGTTCTTGATAAGGCGGCCCTAAAGGCCGTGCGAGGATGGCGCTTTTCTCCTGGGACGGTGGGAGGCAGAGCC